The window TGCTAAATGCTAAGTGCTGTAATCCGCATTGATCCTCACGTACTCCGCCGTCAGGTCACATGACAAGAACTCCAGGTTCTTGTCCCCCGCGCCCAGAATCACCCGGATCTCATACGCCGGTTCCGACATATATTGATTGGCTTTGGCCGCGTCAAACGGGCACGCCCCGCCTTTGCGGCAGATTTGCTGGTCGCCCAGGTAGATGCTGATGCGCTCCTGATCAATCGGCACGCCGGACCGTCCGATTGCCGCCAGGATTCGTCCCCAGTTTGGATCGGCGCCCGCCCATGCCGTCTTCACCAGCGGCGAGGTAGCGATGGTCCGCGCGATCTGCCGCGCTTGTTCTACAGTCTTGGCCTGTTCGATATTCAATCGCACCACGTGTTTCACGCCTTCACCGTCGGCGACGATCTGCCCCGCCAGCGACCGGCATACCTTCTGCACCGCTTTGTCAAATTCCTGCGCCACTTGCTTGACCAGCACGCCGCTCTTGCCGCTCGCCAACAGCAGCACCGTGTCATTGGTTGACGTGTCGCCGTCAATCGAGATGTTGTTAAAGCTTTGGTCCGCGGCCTTCCTCAGTGACCGCTGCAATTCCTTGGGAGCGGCGATTGCGTCCGTCAGCAGATACACCAGCATCGTCGCCATGTTGGGATGGATCATGCCCGCGCCTTTGGCCACTCCGACCACCCGCACTTCAACGCCGCCATGCACAATGCTCTGGCTGGCGATCTTCCTGTGCGTGTCCGTGGTCAGGATGGCATTGGCAAACGCCTCAAATGCTTCCGCGTCGCCTTGCTCTGTGCCAATCAAACCCGGGACCGCTGCCGTGATCTTTTCCACCGGAAGCGGCATGCCGATAATCCCCGTGGAAGAAGGGAACACCAAGGTCGGATTGATTTTGAGCTTTCTCGCCAGGTCGGCGCAGACTTGCTGTGCCGCTTTGATGCCCGGCTTGCCCGTAGCGCAGTTGGCGTTTCCCGCGTTGATGATGACCGCATGAACTTGGCCGGCGGAAGCCTGCAAGTGTTCCCGTCCCACGATCAGCGGCGCGGCCACCACCTGATTGCGGG is drawn from Terriglobia bacterium and contains these coding sequences:
- the argJ gene encoding bifunctional glutamate N-acetyltransferase/amino-acid acetyltransferase ArgJ, encoding MSTNPPQGFLFSSCTAGIKASGKPDLALIHIPDGASAAAMFTRNQVVAAPLIVGREHLQASAGQVHAVIINAGNANCATGKPGIKAAQQVCADLARKLKINPTLVFPSSTGIIGMPLPVEKITAAVPGLIGTEQGDAEAFEAFANAILTTDTHRKIASQSIVHGGVEVRVVGVAKGAGMIHPNMATMLVYLLTDAIAAPKELQRSLRKAADQSFNNISIDGDTSTNDTVLLLASGKSGVLVKQVAQEFDKAVQKVCRSLAGQIVADGEGVKHVVRLNIEQAKTVEQARQIARTIATSPLVKTAWAGADPNWGRILAAIGRSGVPIDQERISIYLGDQQICRKGGACPFDAAKANQYMSEPAYEIRVILGAGDKNLEFLSCDLTAEYVRINADYST